In Setaria italica strain Yugu1 chromosome IX, Setaria_italica_v2.0, whole genome shotgun sequence, the genomic stretch agaagtATGAAATCTGTACCAAGATTATCAAGCTTAATCATATGCGAATATGTAAATTTGCCTAAAACAACCGACCCccaaaataaaaaggaaaacaaaggcCCATTCTATTTTCGTTACAGTTATGTAGGCAAAACCTGTTACTTTGAAAAAATAAAGGGAATGGATGTGAATGCACGACCCTATAATTTGCACCAAATAACGGATTTGCACAGTACCAAAAATGTAAGGGCGCGGTTACCATGAAACAAGTGCAAAACTAATTTACACGGGATCAGGTAGATTAATCTAATCGTCAAAACTGAATATAGTGAAAATAACTTTGATCAAGTGGGGGAGCTTGAAAGTACCTCATCACCGGAATCATCGGAAGTAAGATCCCTGTTGCTACTCCTACCAGCACCCTCGGCATCACAATTTGCAAGAATGCCATCGTTTTTGTCAACAGTCCGAGGTCCAGGACCAGAAGAGTTTCTTTTTGAAAGAACAGAAGCAGAGCATTTATCCACTGAAGGTTCATTGCTTATCGCCTGAATTCCAAATATCACTTGTAAAACAGAAATGTCTTTCCCACCATCCAGTAAGAGGCTAAAAATGAATGACCAATAAAAGAAGGCGCATTGCCAAATACCTTGTAGGTCAGAAGAAGCTCTAGTAACGACTCTGCGCCACCATCCCCTGAAACAAATTCAGTAGTAAAAAAGGGTATGCAAAACAGTTTTAGCCTAATAAATTGAGGGGAAAAAACAACTACTACTCACCATTCTCCTTAATGAGACCTATCCCTACAAAGTGCTCCACCAAAGAGGCAGATGGCCCTGCCCCATTGATCTTCCCATTACCCTGCTTCCACGCAGTTCCACAAGCAGACACCACATTAGGAATTTAGGACCATAGGCACAACAAGGTCATGCTAACATGAGATGGACAAATAACAATCTGGTGAGTTCAAAACTACGCATTAGGGTGCTTGTACTGATCTCTTACCTGCCTTACCAGCGTGGATGGGCCGGTAGCACCTAGCTGGTTCCTCGATGGCGCTGGCGAGCCAGCTCGGTCCTTGCCGTCACCATCCGACTCCAACTTCTCTTCGTCATCGCTATCGCTGATCCAGCCCTGTGAGACACGAATTCAGCGTAACCCAAGTCGCAACAGAACCAAACCACCAGCAATGCCAATATCCCATCTGAAGACTGAAATGTAAAACCACATATAACTTTGATCCGGCACAAAGGATCTGCAGGTTTTTGAGTACCAAGAAACAAAATGCAGatggggaggagaagagaaaagaGAGGCCGACAGGGCGACAGAGCATAAATGtctataaaaaaaaaggcaggAAACTTACCGCCATGCTGGAAGCTTTGCCTCAGCCAGTCAACCTGTTGAGAAGACGGAGGACGGGAGGAGCCGAGCCGAGGAGGCCGCGATGGCGCAGGACtggctcctcgccgccgcttaAACCCTACGAGAATTTCCACCGCGAATGTAGCCCGCCCGTCTGTAGACACGTCGGCACGTCGCCGATGAATCGATGATAGCACTCTGACCTGTGGGGCCGTATTGCTCTGAGGGAGAGTATTCACCGGCTGCTATCTCGGGACGCCGCAGTCGTCGTAGGGAACGAGGAGTCCACCCTAAACCGTATTACGACCTTGATTTCAAAGTTATAGTTTGaccattatttttttaaaacataTAATCAATTGTTATAAAGACAATATCTTTTTTTCGAAATAATTATAAAGACATATCGTAATAAGATTTTAAAATATAAAGTTATACTTTTGTAAAATCCCCATGCATATAATTTATCAAAACCAATAGTTTTTTAGCGATGTTATTTTCTAATCCCAAAATATAGTTAGTTTACATTTATCCTAAATCAagtattttatgtttgatcgaATTTAAATAAGAACATATTAAAATCTACGATAAcaaattagcatccaaacaaaTCATGAAACCAAACTTATTTAGTGTCATAGATGTGGGTATTTTTTATAAACTTAATCAAATTTGAGATAATTTGGTATTTTGACTTATACAAATCTTAAAGTAGGTATATTTTAGGATGAATTGCACAGGATAGATAGCAATGTTGTCACTTGTCAGATTTGCGTGACAGACTAGCATGTGCTTTCTGTGGAATGCACACTGCACGCGCAACCGATTTCCTCTCTCGTAAGTCGTAACCAGATGTTTAGCCCCATCTCTCTGTTCGTATTATGGTCTTGTAAAAAGTTTTCAAAGACGCTTAGTAAAATCAATGAGCGAGAATCGTTGCAATCAATGTGCTTACATTACATTTGCAATCTACATAGCATCTAGAAATCTGGAAAAGAAATAAGAGAGGAAACACAAGGTGGCCATAAGAACATGCTCTGTTCAAAAGTAACTGAATTGATCGCAAAACATCCGATTGTCAAGGCATGAGCAGACCACAGGGGActgatggagccatggaggacGGATGAGCATGCCTACTTAGACAATGCACATGCCACCACACCCAGCTGAAAACACACGCAGATTCTGCTACATGAACATCCTATCCAAGAAGGCAACCTAAACAGAATGTAGCCTCAAGTTACAGCCATAACCGCTGGCCAAGCAGTACTGCGACTTACAAGATTGATCAAAAACCAAAGAAACCGAGCTCCGTCGCCCTTTCCTTCTCAAAGGTCTCAAAGTATTGGTATATGATTGTCACGGCGAGGAGTATACCAGTTCCTGAACCGATCGCACCCATGAAATCAGCTAGGACAGTCAATGCACCAATGCATACTCCACCAAATGCAGCAGCAGTTGGGATATATCGGTTCAGTTCCTTCTGCAAGTTGGACTCACGGTGGCCTGGCATCACCATTTGTTGTTCCTGTTGAAGTTTCAGTGTCAGGACTTTGCATGTAGCTGTTGCATAATAAATTTGCATTCTTGAACATATAATCAGTAGACCAACACACTCAAAAGTCTGCTCCATATCTCAACTAAAAATGTTAGACATTGATGCCCCTAGCAAATGGCTGGAGAAACTGATAAAAGAAGTTCCAGAGGTAGAGAATAATGGTTTCCTGACTAATAAACTGTAAACACATGTAAGGGTTATTCATCCTTTTGTATGCCATGTGCATAATAATGTGACTAAGACATTAATGAGAGGTGTACTCCACTCAACTAAAAACATTTTCTTCCATCTCAGGTTTCATATACACAGATTTAAAGACCAGATAAAGTATTAAAGTCTAGCACAAATACGAACAGATTTGACACCACAAAAATCAAATGCACATGCATTGTTAATAGAGATACTATTAGTAAACTGCTAATTGACATACTGGTCTCCAAATTTCTCAATCATATATAACACAGTGTGTTACGATGAACTACCCTCAGCCTGGAAGATGAATTAGATAATAAAAATTTACACATGAATTGTTTTTACCTTGAGCTGCTTAGCAACATCCTTTGCTGATGAACCAGAAACTTCAATCCATGTCTTTGAGAACAGTGCACAAGCTGACAGCATGAAGACCACATAAAACAGTGCATGGAATGGATTTGCAATGACATCAGCCAAACTGCATTGATTCCAAAATGCTATGGTCAGTCAGAAGAAAAGCCAATCATGTGATGAGTAGAAGAAACTGTAACACGGACAAGGACTTCACATCAAAGAAACTAGCTTTTCACCTTGATGGGGCAGTGACATAGTAAGCAAGACCACCAACAGGAACAGAATGCCCAGAGTACTCAGACTCCTTCCATTTCCCAAGAAGGTTAACAAGGAAATTCCCGCTGTACTTCCTGTAGAGAAGCTGCGATAGCAATAAAATACATTAGCACTTGCACACACATGGAAGATTAAACTTACTACAGCACTGGAAATGAGGTGTGTACCTGGGATATGAAATAGAGGTTGGTAATCAGTGCAGAGTGCAGAATAATGGGCATGTTTGAAGTGTAGAACAGCTTAATTGGATACGAGCCTTGCTGCCCACGAGCATTCTTTGATCTCACTGGAAGCACAACACGGAAGCCTTGGAAATAGATAACTATGAGGAAGACTAAGACGGTAGCAAGCAAATTGGTCACATTTGGAAGATTCTGGCGGTAGAAAGCTTCACGAAGAGCACGGACTTTATCAGTTCTCGTAATCAACAGATGGAACAATGCAATGACAGCCCCTTCAAATTCAGCACCACGGCCACTGTTGATGGTTGTGGGGCTAAACGCCTTCCAGATGATATTCTCACTACATGACAGCAGTCTGATTATAAGACTAAGTGTAACAGAATAGCATATCAACAAAAGAATTGAATCCAACATGCTTACCAGATATTGGTAGCAATGAACAGAGAAATGCCAGATCCCAAACCATAACCTTTCTGGAGAAGTTCATCCAGGCAGATGACAATGATGCCAGCAAAGAAAAGCTGAAGTATAATGAGAATAGCATTCCCTGTTCCAAGTTGGCTTACACTGCCATACATTCCAGACAGAACATATGCCacagcttccccaatcgcaaTCAGGATACCAAGCAACTTTTGTGCACCATTCCTGAGTAAAGAAGTGCAATGTGCATCAAAATACAATTGCTGGATATAATAAGTACAAATAAGCAGGCTTCATAATCTCATTTGGCAGTTCACTGGATAGAGGAAGGCTACACATGGACTATGAACAAGTATTCAAATATCCTCTAATATTTATAACCATAACAAACTGAAGTTTCTGTTATTTTTAGTAAGAGATAATATACTTAGTACTTACAGCAGAGCACGGTCCTCCCTCACGCTATTGTCAACTTCAATGATCTTCGATCCCACAAGAAGTTGCATTACCATCCCAGATGTCACAATTGGAGTAATACCCAACTCCATAACAGTACCACGGTTTGATGCAAGGATAACACGCATCCAGTAGAAAGGATCAGCTCCAGTAGTCGAATGAATGCCATAGAGTGGGAGCTGGCTGCACACCAGGAAAATGAAGAGAGAAATAACTGTGTAGATCACTTTTTCTCTGAATGGTATTTTCCTATCCGCGCTCTGCACCTCTGGCAAGAAAGCCAGAAAGGGCCTGACCAGATGCAATACTCTAAAGCCGCCAGCCATCTTCCTGTGTTCAGGAACGATAAATCAGTCAACGTATTGTATAATGCGCATGAAAACCTCTGCATGGTACAATGATGCAACACCATACAGTCTATTCTGATTAACAAGACACACCAGTTTGATCGAAACATAAATGAACCTACCACTCAAACAATCATTTATACACAGACGCAGCAAGCACAAAATTCGTAATAAAACAGTGAATCGACACAAATTTCTTTCTTCAAGGAGATACAGATAGGATCCTGCGTTGGATTGAGTTGAACAACATAATGCTCAATTTACATCAAAATTGAAACGAGcaaaccaaaattcacattCTGCATCAAGATTTAACTGGAAACGAACATGTGCTGGCTAGACTTAAGCCACAGAAACTTAGGACGGATATGATCTGCAAATATCTAGAATCATTTTCCTGCACATCTAACAACATACAGAAGCGGATCAACATACAGAACTGCCTGCCTAGTTGGTCCATGTGACGCTCATCTATGGCATGAAAAATACGCAAACATCATTCACCAATTAGCTTGGATCCCCGACAATTTAGCCGATTCTACCCTTTCCATACGGCATGACCAACAACAGTCACCTGTTCCATCATCGGTTTTGATCGATCCCACGAATTAAACCACAGAAAATCTTCATCCCCTAAGAACCAAGCGCAAATCTAGCAACCGAGTATCGACTCCATCACTCGCATCTATCAGAGACCGCCGCGAATCGCAGCAAATCTCACGAACCATCCTCCCTGAATCTGAAACCTCTCGAGAGCCGAGATCCACGCTGGAGGAAAGGGTAAGTAGCAGGCGCGGGAGGCTTTACCTGGCCGACGACGATCCGACGCCGGGGAGGGCAGAAActtcgccgccgcagccgctgaCGACGGCGTGAACCCCTAGGCGACAAGGaatagagagagaagagaggagggggggaggaggaggagagagagagagggagatgagGCCGCGAACAGCGGGGTTTTAGAGAGAGAAGCCGGAGCCGGGAACGGGACGGGGACAAGGTCGCCGCCCGCTGCAGGTGGGGCCGCGTGGCCTCGGATGGCGCCGCGGCCCGTCGGATCTGGAGCGTGCGGCCGCGATCCGCTCCCGTGACGTGGAGCTGGTACCGGAAAGCATGTGGGTCGCGTCGACCACAAGGCACGGCTCACGAGCGCCCGCAATAAAGACACGCTTCGCGGTCCGGGGATGGATGACCTGGACTTGTCCCGTTCGGATAAAAATGGTTCGGTTTTGGGGAATGAGTCCGTAATAAATGTTTTGGAGGTTTTTCCAAGATGGTTAGGCATTTCTGTTCTTGGATGTGTTTGGAGTTACTTTTGTCTAGTGATGATTCATATTGAGCTCAGATGGACGTGGCATGATAGGACTTGTTTGGTTTGagtgcataagcaacttaaaataaatatttgcttatgaaaccaattACCCTTACTTattgggttgcttatggggctgcttatttttagcaaaagatgcactttacacctcctaccctcattcaaTGCACTCTACTCCTCCCACTCTACTAAGGGCAAATATGACAATGtccacctcattcaatgctcataagcaagggtatccaaacagctagactaaaaataagcaaaataagcaacttaaaccaaacaggcccatagtcAGATACGTTAAAACCGTTGTTGTAATATTGGGCATCTGTAACGAATGAAAGGGAGCCATGAGGGCACCTGCAATGGCTATCGACATTTTACTCTCTCAGCTTATAGAGAGCATAAATGGTGATGTCTTCGACGATTCATCTTTAACACTGTGCGTAAAATAACCTCctcccttatcttcttcctcattTTCATACGGGTGAACAGATTATCGGCCACCATAGAGTCTCTAGCGGCAGCCGCACTGCAGAAGGGACATGTTGTGCGAGGCATCTTCACAGGACATGTTGTGCGAGGCATCTTCACAGGACATGTTGTGCGAGGCATCTTCACACTAGCCGTGGCGTAGAGGCGAGTTGACGTTGGGAGGCGTGTTCGACGCACACGGCTGCTCGCACGGTGCCAGGGCGTGCCGAGAGTGGTTGTGGCGGCGACAACCACCGCCCACGCCTCCGTTCTGCAGCCGCAGCTGCGTCCGGTCTCCACCTAAGAGATAGAGGAAGCAAAGAGAGAAGGCGCGAGCATGTGGTGGGGATCCACTCAGCATGGGGATGCGTGCTAGCGGCTCTCGTCAGCTCTAGCGACACTTCATTCTTTTTCCTCGTTTCTCTTTCCTACCTGGAATCTCGTAGAGAGTCTATCAGCACCTATTGCGGGTGTCCTGACAGATCAAGGCTctaggagggagagggagagggagagggagcacTCCGGGAGACAGAACCCTCCCTACTCATCAGTAGGGAACAAATGCTTTGGAGTTTCTACTTTCTCCATATGATTTTGCCGTGAACTCGTGAAGTGATTCACGCATTCCACATTAAGCTAAAACACACGTGGCACGTAGGAATGTACTATCTAGGCTGAGTGGCTGACACGTGTCATTCTTAGTGGACTGTCCCATTTAAATAACTTAGAATATGTGTGTTTGCTGGTCAGCTCAGTTGCATCTTTGCATGATATGGTTACGTATAAATAACCTGTACGGGGTCGTATCCAGCCTCTGGAGAGGAGAGGGAACACTTCGCGTCGGAACTCTCTGAGACTCATCAGTCTCCTACGAACTTGAGAAGGACCGCAGGCTGGAGCGAAGGGAAGAGTCAAACGCCGGGAGCTATCTGCAGGTGTTGGAGTTTGCGAAGATCGTTTTGTCCCAAGCCGAATCGATCGAAAGATTTTTTTGACTCGTCGGCCTTGGCCCTTGGACTCTTGGTGGAACCCGGTCGGTACGTGTGATCGCGAAAGGATTTGGCTCCGTGCACCGACTAGCGATGGACTAACAAGGGACAAATACGGCGGCTGTGTCCTGTGGCTAATGGGCCAGCCGTTTGCTTCGTGCCGTGCAAAATTATCTGCCTGCCAAGCAGCGCAACATGTAATTTGTTCAATGAGTTGTCTAGATCTTAGGATTATGTACATCAGATTAAACGAAAACCGTATTTAGACTGCATAAAGCTACTTTTAGAACTTCACTAAAAGCGAATTTCAACCCCAAAAGAATTATGACACCTAGACAACTCCTCCGACGTGTGCCGTGTATGCAGTGATACGGATAGAGATTGGGGACCGGGGAGGGGGCAGAAGCGCAGCAGAACGGATCCTGGTTTTAATTGGGCTGGACTTACATGTCTACAAGGCTTGTCAGGCCCGCTCAGGATGGCGGGCCGATGGAAGTTGTCTACGGAGGCGCAAAACATGGAAAGACAACGTGAATTATCTCACCGTCACGCCGAGGTACACAGAAACACGTTACACATGTCAGCCTGTAGAGATTGAGCACATCATTCCACGCGCTGAGACCTTCCATCTTTTAagtaagaaaagaaaggaaaaactGAAAGTACGTACCGGTCACTCCATGCTGGATACAGAGCATTTGAGCGAGCTCAGGGCTATTTAGTTCCTAAATTTGGAGTGGTAAAATTTGCATTTTAttataaatgcgcaactgtaacatttcgtttgtatttgtaaattattgtctaaacattgactaattatgcttaaaagattcgtctcgcaaagtacacaaaattgtgcaattagtttttaatttcatctacatttagtactccatgcatgtaccgcaagtttgatgtgatgggaaatcttctttttgcatagtggtAATTTTGGGAATTTTAGGGTAACTAAAAAGCCTCAGTGATCTATCTGCGAAACAAACAAAACAGGATAGCCGCAGACGATATATACGCCCAAACGAGGACAAGACCGCCGTTCATACACAcgcttcaaagttcaaacttgGAACTGAGATGGCACGCGCCTAACGAATCAGATCCTTTCCACACGTCCACGCAGAAAATTAAGGACGGTGTCCCGAGCTGGACTGAATTCGGCAGCACCTGAAGCAGAGTAGAGCGAGGCATGCCCTGCCGGTGGAAACCCAGTCGTCGTCCCCTGGCGTCTGCCGGTGGGAACCCCCATCCGCTGCTCGTATTTAACATTGGGCATTGACGTGAGAATTGATGCTAGTATTTAACATTGGGCATTGACGTGTCGTCCTCACCGTCAACCCCCATCCGCTGCTGTCTCCTCGGACAGACTGTTCTGAAGACTCTGAACTGTTGTGAGCATGTGCATTACTCCTGCTGCTGCAACCGAGCGTACGTAGTATACAGCGTTACAGCAGTAGCGTTTGCTCAGTTCATACtatgttcagacttcagagttcagaccagTCATTGTACTGGACCAGAGAGCATCCAGTGATGGGCAGTATGTAGCATGTCAGATTGTCAGTACAAAACAACGCCGTCCCTGGCTCACTGCATGTTCAACCATTTTGTTCAACCTTCCTTGACGACTTATACCTGCTTGGGAGaaaggggctaaactttagggttaaagtttagccccctcaaatagagtgctaaactttGACACGGTGAGATGTTTAGGtagagggctaaactttagcactttgatTGTCAAAATACTTTTTTATCCTCATTTATCTCCTCTCCTCTACCCCTCTGCAACTCCTTCCTTGTCAACTCCAATTGAGCAAGCACGGCAGCCACATCCTCCTCTTATCCCCGACGTTGGCGGTGGACCACCTCCTCGCACAGCTCAACCGCTGCGCCCAGATCCCACGTCCTCCTGACAGCCGCCCTCGTGCACCGCCGACGTAGCCCGCCTTCGCGCCGCGACCAACAACCCTGCCCGCCGCACCACCCGGCTCGAGGCTCGGTCGACGGATTAATAGTGGAGGAGCGGTGGGGCAGCGGATGTGCCctctcctctgcctcctcctccgcttgcTGGAGCTGCGCATGgagcgccgcggccggggcTTCGCGGGGTCCGCGAGCCACGCTGGCGGATGAGCCGCGGGGTCGACCGGCGCGGAGGGGAGCCCGCGACGCTGGCGCGACTGCACGGAGGGATGCCGCAGCGGGAGGCTCGCCGGGGTAGAGGCAGCAGCTCagctggtggaggcggcgagTCGTCGTCGGGCGCCtgggaggaggaagcggcggatgcggcatcggaggaggaggaggaggtccgatCCAGGCCCTCCCTGCGCCGCAGAAAGTGGATCCAGGCGGAGGTGGCTTGGGCGGCGGGGTCCGGCAGAGGCGGCTTGGGCGGTGGGGCTCGACGAAGGCGGCGTGGCcagcgaggcggaggcgacgtgtggccggcgaggcggaggcgatgtgccgggcggaggagagagaaggggtgcGGGAGGGGTAAGGGGTGGAATTTAGGAcaaggggaccacttttagcctcTTTAGCCCATTTTAACACCCCTTggaggggctaatggattatggggggctaaagtttagcccctccattttagccctGGTGTTTGGATGAGAAGGGCTAAAATCTACTAAAAGtagggggctaaagtttagcccccctcccaaacaccctcttagggtgcgtttggtggGGATCTAGATtcagagggtgtttggatctttaggacctcctaaaattcatgtcacatcgaatattcggagactaattaggaggactaaatatgagctaattataaaactaattacacagatggaggctaattcacgagacgaatctattaagcttaattaatccatcattagcacatgtttactgtagcatcatattttcaaatcatgaactaattaggcttaatagattcgtctcgcaaattagtctccatctgtgcaattggttttgtaattagtctatatttagtactcctaattagtatctaaacattcgatgtgacagaaattttaggagggactaaagaaacaaacaccccctcacaTAGAAACATTTCAGATCTAGATTCCTTCtagaaatatttttttggagAAACAGAATCACTCTTGAACTGTTTGGCAAGCTGGCTAGATTCAGATTCCGAGAAAAGAACAATGTGGTGGAATAAACCCATATACCCTTGGACATGTAATATTTTGTTCTCGAGTAATAACAGGATTAAATAAAGAGTACGACAAATACCAGTGGTAATTATAAATCTATTAACCCACTGTTGGGCcactaaaaaaaatattgatatatGCTTATGCAACAGTACTCCAAAAGGGCACATGATCAAACATACATCCATATTGTCAGATTGGAGAGGATAATGCAATTGCGTAATTAATTTTTAGCAAAGTAG encodes the following:
- the LOC101779598 gene encoding protein transport protein Sec61 subunit alpha — encoded protein: MAGGFRVLHLVRPFLAFLPEVQSADRKIPFREKVIYTVISLFIFLVCSQLPLYGIHSTTGADPFYWMRVILASNRGTVMELGITPIVTSGMVMQLLVGSKIIEVDNSVREDRALLNGAQKLLGILIAIGEAVAYVLSGMYGSVSQLGTGNAILIILQLFFAGIIVICLDELLQKGYGLGSGISLFIATNICENIIWKAFSPTTINSGRGAEFEGAVIALFHLLITRTDKVRALREAFYRQNLPNVTNLLATVLVFLIVIYFQGFRVVLPVRSKNARGQQGSYPIKLFYTSNMPIILHSALITNLYFISQLLYRKYSGNFLVNLLGKWKESEYSGHSVPVGGLAYYVTAPSSLADVIANPFHALFYVVFMLSACALFSKTWIEVSGSSAKDVAKQLKEQQMVMPGHRESNLQKELNRYIPTAAAFGGVCIGALTVLADFMGAIGSGTGILLAVTIIYQYFETFEKERATELGFFGF